Proteins encoded within one genomic window of Rhinolophus sinicus isolate RSC01 linkage group LG14, ASM3656204v1, whole genome shotgun sequence:
- the H1-5 gene encoding histone H1.5, which yields MSETAPAETAAPAPVEKAPAKKKATKKAAGGAAKRKASGPPVSELITKAVAASKERSGVSLAALKKALAAAGYDVDKNNSRIKLGLKTLVSKGTLVQTKGTGASGSFKLNKKAASGETKPKPKKAGAAKPRKPAGSTPKKPKKAAGAKKAVKKTPKKVKKPATAGVKKVAKSPKKAKAAAKPKKAAKSPAKPKAVKPKAAKPKAAKPKSAKPKATKAKKAAPKKK from the coding sequence ATGTCGGAAACCGCTCCTGCTGAGACGGCCGCCCCGGCGCCTGTGGAGAAGGCCCCAGCCAAGAAGAAGGCGACCAAGAAGGCAGCGGGCGGGGCAGCCAAGCGTAAGGCGTCGGGTCCCCCGGTGTCCGAGCTCATCACCAAGGCCGTGGCCGCCTCCAAGGAGCGCAGCGGCGTGTCTCTGGCCGCGCTCAAGAAGGCGCTGGCGGCCGCCGGCTACGACGTGGACAAGAACAACAGCCGCATCAAGCTGGGTCTGAAGACCCTGGTGAGCAAGGGCACCCTGGTGCAGACCAAGGGCACCGGCGCCTCGGGCTCCTTCAAGCTCAACAAGAAGGCGGCCTCTGGCGAGACGAAGCCCAAACCCAAGAAGGCGGGCGCCGCCAAGCCCAGGAAGCCGGCAGGGTCCACTCCCAAAAAACCTAAGAAGGCCGCGGGGGCAAAGAAAGCCGTGAAGAAGACTCCCAAGAAAGTAAAGAAGCCTGCTACCGCCGGCGTCAAAAAGGTGGCCAAGAGCCCCAAGAAGGCCAAGGCTGCTGCCAAGCCTAAGAAGGCCGCCAAGAGCCCTGCCAAGCCCAAGGCGGTTAAGCCTAAAGCGGCCAAACCCAAAGCCGCCAAGCCCAAGTCGGCAAAGCCCAAGGCCACCAAGGCCAAGAAGGCAGCTCCGAAAAAGAAGTAG
- the LOC141568665 gene encoding histone H2A type 1 — translation MSGRGKQGGKARAKAKTRSSRAGLQFPVGRVHRLLRKGNYAERVGAGAPVYLAAVLEYLTAEILELAGNAARDNKKTRIIPRHLQLAIRNDEELNKLLGKVTIAQGGVLPNIQAVLLPKKTESHHKAKGK, via the coding sequence ATGTCTGGACGCGGGAAACAAGGCGGCAAGGCGCGCGCCAAGGCCAAGACGCGCTCGTCGCGGGCCGGCCTGCAGTTCCCCGTGGGCCGCGTGCACCGGCTGCTCCGCAAGGGCAACTACGCCGAGCGGGTCGGGGCCGGCGCGCCCGTGTACCTGGCGGCCGTGCTGGAGTACCTGACGGCCGAGATCCTGGAGCTGGCGGGCAACGCGGCCCGCGACAACAAGAAGACGCGCATCATCCCGCGCCACCTGCAGCTGGCCATCCGCAACGACGAGGAGCTCAACAAGCTGCTGGGCAAGGTCACCATCGCGCAGGGCGGCGTCCTGCCCAACATCCAGGCGGTGCTGCTGCCCAAGAAGACCGAGAGCCACCACAAGGCCAAGGGCAAGTAG
- the LOC141568501 gene encoding histone H2A type 1-H-like produces KHTDSHWTTFPCDVCSAPHQSDTTLFTASFKWLWPEKDRRTCVCQVWTRKQGGKARAKAKTRSSRAGLQFPVGRVHRLLRKGNYAERVGAGAPVYLAAVLEYLTAEILELAGNAARDNKKTRIIPRHLQLAIRNDEELNKLLGKVTIALGGVLPNIQAVLPPKKTESHHKAK; encoded by the coding sequence AAACACACCGATTCTCATTGGACCACGTTCCCGTGTGATGTTTGCAGCGCTCCCCACCAATCAGACACGACTTTATTCACTGCCTCCTTTAAGTGGCTATGGCCAGAGAAAGATCGGCGTACTTGTGTGTGTCAAGTCTGGACGCGGAAACAAGGCGGCAAGGCGCGCGCCAAGGCCAAGACGCGCTCGTCGCGGGCCGGCCTGCAGTTCCCCGTGGGCCGCGTGCACCGGCTGCTCCGCAAGGGCAACTACGCCGAGCGGGTCGGGGCCGGCGCGCCCGTGTACCTGGCGGCCGTGCTGGAGTACCTGACGGCCGAGATCCTGGAGCTGGCGGGCAACGCGGCCCGCGACAACAAGAAGACGCGCATCATCCCGCGCCACCTGCAGCTGGCCATCCGCAACGACGAGGAGCTCAACAAGCTGCTGGGCAAGGTCACCATCGCGCTGGGCGGCGTCCTGCCCAACATCCAGGCCGTGCTCCCGCCCAAGAAGACCGAGAGCCACCACAAGGCTAAGTAA
- the LOC109435941 gene encoding histone H3.1: protein MARTKQTARKSTGGKAPRKQLATKAARKSAPATGGVKKPHRYRPGTVALREIRRYQKSTELLIRKLPFQRLVREIAQDFKTDLRFQSSAVMALQEACEAYLVGLFEDTNLCAIHAKRVTIMPKDIQLARRIRGERA from the coding sequence ATGGCACGTACCAAGCAGACCGCGCGCAAGTCCACCGGCGGGAAGGCGCCCCGCAAGCAGCTGGCCACCAAGGCGGCCCGCAAGAGCGCGCCGGCCACCGGCGGCGTCAAGAAGCCGCACCGCTACCGGCCGGGCACGGTGGCGCTGCGCGAGATCCGGCGCTACCAGAAGTCCACGGAGCTGCTGATCCGCAAGCTGCCCTTCCAGCGGCTGGTGCGCGAGATCGCGCAGGACTTCAAGACGGACCTGCGCTTCCAGAGCTCGGCGGTGATGGCGCTGCAGGAGGCGTGCGAGGCGTACCTGGTGGGGCTGTTCGAGGACACCAACCTGTGCGCCATCCACGCCAAGCGCGTCACCATCATGCCCAAGGACATCCAGCTCGCGCGCCGCATCCGCGGGGAACGGGCCTAA
- the LOC109435946 gene encoding histone H2A type 1, protein MSGRGKQGGKARAKAKTRSSRAGLQFPVGRVHRLLRKGNYAERVGAGAPVYLAAVLEYLTAEILELAGNAARDNKKTRIIPRHLQLAIRNDEELNKLLGKVTIAQGGVLPNIQAVLLPKKTESHHKAKGK, encoded by the coding sequence ATGTCTGGACGCGGGAAACAAGGCGGCAAGGCGCGCGCCAAGGCCAAGACGCGCTCGTCGCGGGCCGGCCTGCAGTTCCCCGTGGGCCGCGTGCACCGGCTGCTCCGCAAGGGCAACTACGCCGAGCGGGTCGGGGCCGGCGCGCCCGTGTACCTGGCGGCCGTGCTGGAGTACCTGACGGCCGAGATCCTGGAGCTGGCGGGCAACGCGGCCCGCGACAACAAGAAGACGCGCATCATCCCGCGCCACCTGCAGCTGGCCATCCGCAACGACGAGGAGCTCAACAAGCTGCTGGGCAAGGTCACCATCGCGCAGGGCGGCGTCCTGCCTAACATCCAGGCGGTGCTGCTGCCCAAGAAGACCGAGAGCCACCACAAGGCCAAGGGCAAATAG
- the LOC109435954 gene encoding LOW QUALITY PROTEIN: histone H2B type 1-C/E/F/G/I (The sequence of the model RefSeq protein was modified relative to this genomic sequence to represent the inferred CDS: deleted 1 base in 1 codon) produces the protein MESGVRNTQILIGSRSQAVDREDACGPCRAFLPFPVLLCESAKSAPAPKRGSKKAVTKAQKKDGKKRKRSRKESYSVYVYKVLKQVHPDTGISSKAMGIMNSFVNDIFERIAGEASRLAHYNKRSTITSREIQTAVRLLLPGEMAKHAVSEGTKAVTKYTSSK, from the exons ATGGAGTCCGGGGTTCGAAATACTCAGATTCTGATTGGATCACGTTCAC AGGCTGTGGACCGAGAGGACGCTTGCGGTCCCTGCCGTGCTTTCCTGCCTTTTCCCGTCTTGCTGTGCGAGTCGGCCAAGTCCGCGCCCGCCCCGAAGAGGGGTTCCAAGAAGGCGGTGACCAAGGCGCAGAAGAAGGACGGCAAGAAGCGCAAGCGCAGCCGCAAGGAGAGCTACTCGGTGTACGTGTACAAGGTGCTGAAGCAGGTGCACCCGGACACGGGCATCTCGTCC AAGGCCATGGGCATCATGAACTCGTTCGTCAACGACATCTTCGAGCGCATCGCGGGCGAGGCGTCGCGCCTGGCGCATTACAACAAGCGCTCGACCATCACGTCCCGGGAGATCCAGACGGCCGTGCGCCTGCTGCTGCCCGGGGAGATGGCCAAGCACGCCGTGTCCGAGGGCACTAAGGCTGTAACCAAGTACACAAGTTCCAAGTAG